One window of Salvelinus fontinalis isolate EN_2023a chromosome 19, ASM2944872v1, whole genome shotgun sequence genomic DNA carries:
- the LOC129816664 gene encoding enhancer of polycomb homolog 2-like isoform X1, with the protein MSKLSFRARALDAAKPLPIYRNKDLPDLNDCVSINRAVPQMPTGMEKEEESEHHLQRAISAQSVFREKKENMVIPVPEAESNITYYDRLYKGELRIPKQLFHIQPLGLDNEQPDYDMDSEDEILLNRLNRKMEIKPIQFETMVDRLEKASTNQMVTITEAKLLLNEDDYLLKAVYDYWVRKRKNCRGPSLIPLIKLEKRDGSTNNDAYVAFRRRTEKMQTRKNRKNDEASYEKMLKLRREFSRTVTILEMIKRREKSKRELLHLTLEVVEKRYQMGDFTGEVLSEVTAPLAEKSVYTVPITVTNGNRHNHKADIKIKTHKSGGLQHHGYHHVSVKDEDPFDFVRPKKKYTRREPLCRPGRPAKRQHIVNKADIKQYDFHSSGEEDYPLSPPSEPDEENDPDGTFAFRRKAGCHYRAVSLTAITTPCLDQTSGLLWDHPELAGLDALRHRQSLTALSVPQRCVGLARRRVGRGGRVLLDRASSDLDGVLKQLDSDVFSSSFPNGLSAVPELSDHQVPSQNHRTMPGSASSLTDLLSNIQALRWRFFRPRSTQGDGSGEGRTGRPSMDNRLSGGLFVHTKNSGSGGITEEQYQVHQQALAQMQKQQLAQLQLKAPPPQQHFSLPERQNTQTAGSTDCIISKTLDSAGAHFAASAVISAPGQVNNENKPDNTSVNGVVQPLGTSRPPHSTSTSQGGTGLDRSGRTPSSGGPLLPASHSTAPQSLPNHRGHGSAVSPAHHHNNARPSPSALKLATMAASSLERVPKVTPAIGSMARDNHELERLALNGISETTVPMEVT; encoded by the exons ATGAGTAAACTATCGTTCCGAGCGCGAGCGCTAGACGCCGCCAAACCTCTCCCCATATACCGCAACAAAGACCTTCCAGACCTAAATGACTGCGTTTCGATCAACCGGGCTGTGCCACAAATGCCTACGGGGATGGAAAAAGAAGAAGAATCG gagCACCATCTCCAGAGGGCCATCTCTGCTCAGTCGGTTTTCAGGGAGAAAAAGGAGAACATGGTCATCCCGGTGCCTGAGGCAGAGAGCAACATCACTTACTACGACCGCCTCTACAAAGGAGAACTCAGGATCCCCAAACAGCTCTTCCACATCCAGC ccctgggtctggacaATGAGCAGCCAGACTATGACATGGACTCAGAGGATGAGATTCTCCTCAACAGACTCAACCGCAAGATGGAAATCAAACCCATACAGTTTGAGACCATGGTGGACAGGTTGGAGAAAGCCAGCACAAATCAG ATGGTCACTATCACAGAGGCCAAACTGCTGCTGAACGAGGATGACTACCTCCTGAAGGCGGTGTATGACTACTgggtgaggaagaggaagaactgCCGGGGCCCGTCGCTCATCCCCCTCATCAAGTTGGAGAAGAGGGACGGCTCCACCAACAACGACGCCTACGTGGCATTCAGACGACGCACAGAGAAGATGCAGACCAGGAAG AACCGTAAGAATGATGAGGCGTCCTATGAGAAGATGTTGAAGCTGAGGAGGGAGTTCAGCCGGACGGTCACCATCCTGGAGATGATCAAGCGGAGggagaagagcaagagagagctgcTGCACCTCACCCTGGAGGTGGTGGAGAAAAG ATATCAGATGGGTGACTTTACGGGTGAAGTCCTCAGTGAGGTGACAGCCCCTTTGGCTGAGAAGTCCGTCTACACAGTTCCAATCACTGTAACCAACGGAAACCGCCATAACCACAAAGCTGATATCAAAATCAAG ACGCACAAGTCAGGTGGTCTCCAGCACCATGGGTACCACCACGTCTCGGTGAAGGACGAGGATCCCTTTGACTTTGTCAGACCAAAGAAAAAGTACACCAGGCGGGAACCTCTGTGCCGCCCCGGCAGGCCTGCCAAGCGCCAGCACATCGTTAACAAGGCCGATATTAAACAGTATGACTTCCACAGCTCTGGAGAGGAGGACTACCCGCTG tctcCACCATCAGAACCGGACGAGGAGAATGATCCAGATGGAACGTTTGCCTTCAGAAGGAAAGCAGGATGCCATTACCGTGCTGTGAGTCTCACTGCAATCACAACT CCCTGTTTGGACCAGACCTCTGGCCTCCTGTGGGATCACCCTGAGTTGGCAGGGCTGGATGCTCTGCGGCATCGTCAGTCCCTCACCGCCCTCTCTGTACCCCAACGTTGTGTGGGACTGGCCCGTAGGAGGGTGGGCCGAGGTGGCAG ggTCCTGTTGGATCGGGCATCGTCAGACCTGGATGGAGTACTGAAGCAGCTAGACTCAGACGTCTTCAGCTCCTCCTTCCCTAACGGCCTTTCTGCGGTTCCAGAGCTATCGGACCACCAGGTACCCTCACAGAACCATCGAACTATGCCTGGCTCTGCATCCTCGCTGACAGACCTTCTGAGCAACATTCAAGCCCTGAGGTGGCGCTTTTTCAGACCTAGGTCCACCCAGGGTGACGGCAGTGGGGAAGGCAGGACGGGTAGACCTTCCATGGACAACAGGTTGTCTGGAGGGCTGTTTGTCCACACCAAGAACAGTGGCTCAG GTGGCATCACAGAGGAACAATACCAGGTCCATCAGCAGGCTCTGGCCCAGATGCAGAAACAGCAGCTGGCTCAACTGCAGCTGAAAGCTCCTCCTCCCCAGCAGCATTTCTCACTGCCCGAGCGACAAAACACACAG ACTGCTGGCTCCACTGACTGCATCATATCAAAGACTCTTGACTCGGCCGGTGCCCATTTTGCTGCGTCAGCTGTGATCAGTGCTCCAGGCCAGGTCAACAATGAGAACAAACCAGACAACACCAGCGTCAACGGGGTCGTCCAGCCTTTAG GGACCTCCAGACCTCCTCACTCCACCAGCACATCCCAGGGCGGCACAGGGTTGGACAGGTCAGGTCGGACCCCCTCCAGCGGTGGCCCTCTGCTCCCTGCTTCCCACTCGACTGCACCCCAGTCTCTGCCCAATCACCGGGGCCACGGCAGCGCTGTCTCCCCTGCCCACCACCACAACAACGCCCGGCCCTCACCGTCTGCCTTGAAGCTGGCTACCATGGCCGCAAGCAGCCTAGAGCGCGTGCCCAAGGTGACGCCAGCCATCGGCAGCATGGCCAG GGATAATCACGAACTGGAGAGACTTGCGTTGAACGGTATTTCAGAGACCACAGTACCAATGGAGGTGACATAA
- the LOC129816664 gene encoding enhancer of polycomb homolog 2-like isoform X2, with protein sequence MSKLSFRARALDAAKPLPIYRNKDLPDLNDCVSINRAVPQMPTGMEKEEESEHHLQRAISAQSVFREKKENMVIPVPEAESNITYYDRLYKGELRIPKQLFHIQPLGLDNEQPDYDMDSEDEILLNRLNRKMEIKPIQFETMVDRLEKASTNQMVTITEAKLLLNEDDYLLKAVYDYWVRKRKNCRGPSLIPLIKLEKRDGSTNNDAYVAFRRRTEKMQTRKNRKNDEASYEKMLKLRREFSRTVTILEMIKRREKSKRELLHLTLEVVEKRYQMGDFTGEVLSEVTAPLAEKSVYTVPITVTNGNRHNHKADIKIKTHKSGGLQHHGYHHVSVKDEDPFDFVRPKKKYTRREPLCRPGRPAKRQHIVNKADIKQYDFHSSGEEDYPLSPPSEPDEENDPDGTFAFRRKAGCHYRAPCLDQTSGLLWDHPELAGLDALRHRQSLTALSVPQRCVGLARRRVGRGGRVLLDRASSDLDGVLKQLDSDVFSSSFPNGLSAVPELSDHQVPSQNHRTMPGSASSLTDLLSNIQALRWRFFRPRSTQGDGSGEGRTGRPSMDNRLSGGLFVHTKNSGSGGITEEQYQVHQQALAQMQKQQLAQLQLKAPPPQQHFSLPERQNTQTAGSTDCIISKTLDSAGAHFAASAVISAPGQVNNENKPDNTSVNGVVQPLGTSRPPHSTSTSQGGTGLDRSGRTPSSGGPLLPASHSTAPQSLPNHRGHGSAVSPAHHHNNARPSPSALKLATMAASSLERVPKVTPAIGSMARDNHELERLALNGISETTVPMEVT encoded by the exons ATGAGTAAACTATCGTTCCGAGCGCGAGCGCTAGACGCCGCCAAACCTCTCCCCATATACCGCAACAAAGACCTTCCAGACCTAAATGACTGCGTTTCGATCAACCGGGCTGTGCCACAAATGCCTACGGGGATGGAAAAAGAAGAAGAATCG gagCACCATCTCCAGAGGGCCATCTCTGCTCAGTCGGTTTTCAGGGAGAAAAAGGAGAACATGGTCATCCCGGTGCCTGAGGCAGAGAGCAACATCACTTACTACGACCGCCTCTACAAAGGAGAACTCAGGATCCCCAAACAGCTCTTCCACATCCAGC ccctgggtctggacaATGAGCAGCCAGACTATGACATGGACTCAGAGGATGAGATTCTCCTCAACAGACTCAACCGCAAGATGGAAATCAAACCCATACAGTTTGAGACCATGGTGGACAGGTTGGAGAAAGCCAGCACAAATCAG ATGGTCACTATCACAGAGGCCAAACTGCTGCTGAACGAGGATGACTACCTCCTGAAGGCGGTGTATGACTACTgggtgaggaagaggaagaactgCCGGGGCCCGTCGCTCATCCCCCTCATCAAGTTGGAGAAGAGGGACGGCTCCACCAACAACGACGCCTACGTGGCATTCAGACGACGCACAGAGAAGATGCAGACCAGGAAG AACCGTAAGAATGATGAGGCGTCCTATGAGAAGATGTTGAAGCTGAGGAGGGAGTTCAGCCGGACGGTCACCATCCTGGAGATGATCAAGCGGAGggagaagagcaagagagagctgcTGCACCTCACCCTGGAGGTGGTGGAGAAAAG ATATCAGATGGGTGACTTTACGGGTGAAGTCCTCAGTGAGGTGACAGCCCCTTTGGCTGAGAAGTCCGTCTACACAGTTCCAATCACTGTAACCAACGGAAACCGCCATAACCACAAAGCTGATATCAAAATCAAG ACGCACAAGTCAGGTGGTCTCCAGCACCATGGGTACCACCACGTCTCGGTGAAGGACGAGGATCCCTTTGACTTTGTCAGACCAAAGAAAAAGTACACCAGGCGGGAACCTCTGTGCCGCCCCGGCAGGCCTGCCAAGCGCCAGCACATCGTTAACAAGGCCGATATTAAACAGTATGACTTCCACAGCTCTGGAGAGGAGGACTACCCGCTG tctcCACCATCAGAACCGGACGAGGAGAATGATCCAGATGGAACGTTTGCCTTCAGAAGGAAAGCAGGATGCCATTACCGTGCT CCCTGTTTGGACCAGACCTCTGGCCTCCTGTGGGATCACCCTGAGTTGGCAGGGCTGGATGCTCTGCGGCATCGTCAGTCCCTCACCGCCCTCTCTGTACCCCAACGTTGTGTGGGACTGGCCCGTAGGAGGGTGGGCCGAGGTGGCAG ggTCCTGTTGGATCGGGCATCGTCAGACCTGGATGGAGTACTGAAGCAGCTAGACTCAGACGTCTTCAGCTCCTCCTTCCCTAACGGCCTTTCTGCGGTTCCAGAGCTATCGGACCACCAGGTACCCTCACAGAACCATCGAACTATGCCTGGCTCTGCATCCTCGCTGACAGACCTTCTGAGCAACATTCAAGCCCTGAGGTGGCGCTTTTTCAGACCTAGGTCCACCCAGGGTGACGGCAGTGGGGAAGGCAGGACGGGTAGACCTTCCATGGACAACAGGTTGTCTGGAGGGCTGTTTGTCCACACCAAGAACAGTGGCTCAG GTGGCATCACAGAGGAACAATACCAGGTCCATCAGCAGGCTCTGGCCCAGATGCAGAAACAGCAGCTGGCTCAACTGCAGCTGAAAGCTCCTCCTCCCCAGCAGCATTTCTCACTGCCCGAGCGACAAAACACACAG ACTGCTGGCTCCACTGACTGCATCATATCAAAGACTCTTGACTCGGCCGGTGCCCATTTTGCTGCGTCAGCTGTGATCAGTGCTCCAGGCCAGGTCAACAATGAGAACAAACCAGACAACACCAGCGTCAACGGGGTCGTCCAGCCTTTAG GGACCTCCAGACCTCCTCACTCCACCAGCACATCCCAGGGCGGCACAGGGTTGGACAGGTCAGGTCGGACCCCCTCCAGCGGTGGCCCTCTGCTCCCTGCTTCCCACTCGACTGCACCCCAGTCTCTGCCCAATCACCGGGGCCACGGCAGCGCTGTCTCCCCTGCCCACCACCACAACAACGCCCGGCCCTCACCGTCTGCCTTGAAGCTGGCTACCATGGCCGCAAGCAGCCTAGAGCGCGTGCCCAAGGTGACGCCAGCCATCGGCAGCATGGCCAG GGATAATCACGAACTGGAGAGACTTGCGTTGAACGGTATTTCAGAGACCACAGTACCAATGGAGGTGACATAA